From the Alphaproteobacteria bacterium genome, the window CGGTCAAGGGGTGCCGCCAATCGGGTGCTATGTCCTGGAGTGGTCGCAAGACGAATGCTCGCCCCACCATCCTCGGGTGCGGCAAGGCGGGCTCGTTGTCCGCTCCCGCACATGCAACATCATCATAGGCGATCAGATCGAGATCGAGCGTGCGGGCTGCGTTTTGCTCCTGCCGCTCGCGGCCAAACGACGCCTCGATCGCATGCAGCCGCGTCAACAAGGCGGCCGGCGGCAGCAGTGTTTCGACCGCAATGACGCCGTTGACGAAATCCGGCTGATCCGATGGTGGGTAAGCGGGCGAGCGATACCAGCGCGAGTGCTTCACCACGTGTATTCCACTTCGCTCAATCGCATCGACCGCAGCGTTGAGCGTATCCAAGGGTGCACCGAACCGAGCGCTCGGCAAATTAGAGCCAAGTGCTATGTAGATCATTGCCTGACTTTCCTCGTCCCACAATCGGCTTTGGGCTTGCCAGCAAGATGTTTGGCCATTAGGTAACTATTGGCATCCGGAGTGACTTCGACGGCTTTCGGGCGCAACGGGATAGTTTCACTGACGATTTCGTCAATTTCATATCGGGTATTGGACCATGAATTTTTACCCCAACGAACGGATTGCACTCTTCATCGACGGCTCGAACCTTTATGCGGCGGCAAGAGCATTGGGCTTTGACATAGACTACAAGCGCCTGCTCGAGCTCTTCCAGACCAAGGGTCAGCTTGTACGCGCTTTTTATTATACGGCCCTGTTCGAGGACCAGGACTACTCGCCGATTCGGCCGCTTGTCGATTGGCTCGATTACAATGGCTACGCCATGGTGACGAAGCCAACCAAGGAATTCACCGACGCAGCCGGCCGGCGCAAGATCAAAGGTAACATGGATATTGAGCTCGCGATCGACGTGATGGAGATGGCCGATCGGCTAGACCATATCGTGCTGTTCTCCGGTGACGGCGATTTCCGCCGCCTCGTCGAGGCGGTACAGCGCAAAGGCGTGAGAGTTTCAGTAGTCAGCACCATCCGCTCCCAACCGCCGATGGTCGCGGACGAGCTGCGCCGGCAGGCCGACAATTTCATCGAACTCCAGGACCTGGCGCCCAAGATCCAGCGCGCCCACCAACACCGCGAACAGGTCGATTTTCATCGCAGTGACGACGAGGATATCTACGACACCGCCGGATAGGCTCCGCGTGCCGCTTGGCCGTGCGAACGAGGGGCCTGCGCGTGACTGCGCGCGCTGCCCTCGTCTGGTTGAATTCCGCGCCAAAAACCAGCAGCTTTACCCAGACTTCCACAATTCGCCCGTCCCTTCCTTCGGCCGTGCGGACGTTCGCCTCCTCGTCGTCGGGCTTGCCCCGGGGCTCAAGGGTGCCAACCGAACGGGACGCCCCTTCACCGGCGACTACGCAGGCGATCTCCTCTATGGCACGCTCCGCAAATTAGGATTTGCGGAAGGCGACTACCGTGCCGATCCCAATGACGGCTTCAGCCTTGTCGAGACCCGCATCACCAATGCGGTGCGTTGCGTTCCGCCGGATAACAAGCCCACACCCGACGAGGTCGCGACGTGCCGAGTATTCCTTAAAGCCGAGATCGCCTCACTCGCGCGTCTCGCCGCCATACTTTGCCTCGGCAACATTTCACATGCTTCGGCCTTGGCTTGTTTTGGGTTGAAGCCGTCGAAGTACAAGTTCGCCCACGGTGCTGAGCATGTTTTGCCGAGCGGCCTCCACCTTTTCGACAGTTATCATTGCTCGCGCCTCAACACGAACACGGGGCGGCTCACCCCCGCCATGTTCGAAGCCGTCATTGCACGCATCAAGACTCACATCGGGATTTAACTGGCGCCGCGGGTGATGAGGACTCGCTTAAAATGGCCGCAACTATCCGCGCTCGCGCAGAATGCGGGCCTTGTCGCGGCGCCAGCTCCGTTCCTTCTCCGCTTCCCGCTTGTCGGCCTTTCGCTTGCCGTGGGCTAAGCCGATCTCGATTTTAGCGACGCCGCGCGCGTTGAAATAGATTTGAAGCGGCACCAGCGTAGCCCCTTCACGCTGCACGAGACCTGAGAGCCGATCGATCTGGCGCCGGTGGAGCAACAGCTTTCGCGGTCGCCGCGTCTCGTGGTTGAACCGGTTGGCCGCGCGGTACTCCGGGAT encodes:
- the folK gene encoding 2-amino-4-hydroxy-6-hydroxymethyldihydropteridine diphosphokinase, with product MIYIALGSNLPSARFGAPLDTLNAAVDAIERSGIHVVKHSRWYRSPAYPPSDQPDFVNGVIAVETLLPPAALLTRLHAIEASFGRERQEQNAARTLDLDLIAYDDVACAGADNEPALPHPRMVGRAFVLRPLQDIAPDWRHPLTGETISALIAALPPDQRAEVLENGAK
- a CDS encoding NYN domain-containing protein, with product MNFYPNERIALFIDGSNLYAAARALGFDIDYKRLLELFQTKGQLVRAFYYTALFEDQDYSPIRPLVDWLDYNGYAMVTKPTKEFTDAAGRRKIKGNMDIELAIDVMEMADRLDHIVLFSGDGDFRRLVEAVQRKGVRVSVVSTIRSQPPMVADELRRQADNFIELQDLAPKIQRAHQHREQVDFHRSDDEDIYDTAG
- a CDS encoding uracil-DNA glycosylase, which produces MPLGRANEGPARDCARCPRLVEFRAKNQQLYPDFHNSPVPSFGRADVRLLVVGLAPGLKGANRTGRPFTGDYAGDLLYGTLRKLGFAEGDYRADPNDGFSLVETRITNAVRCVPPDNKPTPDEVATCRVFLKAEIASLARLAAILCLGNISHASALACFGLKPSKYKFAHGAEHVLPSGLHLFDSYHCSRLNTNTGRLTPAMFEAVIARIKTHIGI
- the smpB gene encoding SsrA-binding protein SmpB → ASRTGAQRVAAQNRRARHDYFIEETVEAGLVLAGSEVKALREGRGNLNDAYAGPNEGGLWLYNAYIPEYRAANRFNHETRRPRKLLLHRRQIDRLSGLVQREGATLVPLQIYFNARGVAKIEIGLAHGKRKADKREAEKERSWRRDKARILRERG